In a genomic window of Akkermansia massiliensis:
- a CDS encoding tape measure protein — translation MSAVKFKFSGDSSELLKELENIKEKIRETSGQAANMRVAKGGKADVEGLGASFKKLLPAITAAGAAAAGFGAAWSAVKTGINDAMDDEYMAVQLSSYTKNIESARDLQSQLDHLAANGVVSLDDLGKAAQNLAMHFRTNNTAIMSWSEVFADIAASGKISAEQLSNSWAKVMANGFADSRAINQLQNQGIPIIKALAEEMGVAERQVVELAKKREISADQYVNAMKRMRDAEFSGKNSALSNTTIGSWETLKATFENAMGDLMSDKVLNLADSFQVLTAKIEAASAANFRFYSVNEKNLSSSEKVVGGFQYIIEQYIHSIRAIRDGRDWKESIADVNEYEMRLKKLSEFSQPFEASLDAVTTAKSREDIDAVLEQLESERKELVNQIGAAQRYLSATGGKGKHGGQEVGERIEALKEELTLRDDLLYQIRRGVILLGDEEDAIDEIIEKNRKEAKATADLSDAIDKLNAARDKVHKQKPKKKQDDLSVDGLKKQLEDELAAVQHISLDDLEEELKLLEKEFQAGALDFNAATRYEKLLSVADSIREINAQLNKKNRAVNDLRQDAQEEIAIMQAELAGEKEKLRELEKQRDVRKEMQSLVKSGMNEHDALGLAEQKVSLTYKIEDKREREKKEKEDSRARAQEISDAFKTRFDAVQQTLSSVSRVGSGFGSLFSLVGKGDAGLSAAVDSLTKEVQTSNGYLRTIAEKAEKGGVALFS, via the coding sequence ATGAGTGCCGTAAAGTTTAAATTCTCCGGAGATTCTTCGGAATTGCTCAAAGAACTGGAGAACATTAAGGAAAAGATCCGCGAGACCTCGGGGCAGGCGGCAAATATGCGTGTTGCTAAGGGCGGTAAGGCTGACGTAGAGGGATTGGGGGCGTCTTTCAAGAAGTTATTGCCTGCAATTACGGCTGCCGGCGCTGCCGCGGCAGGATTTGGGGCGGCATGGAGCGCTGTCAAAACAGGAATCAATGACGCGATGGATGATGAATACATGGCGGTACAGTTATCTTCCTATACAAAAAATATTGAGTCGGCCAGGGATTTGCAGTCCCAGCTTGATCATCTGGCGGCAAATGGCGTTGTTAGCCTGGACGATTTAGGGAAAGCCGCTCAAAACCTGGCCATGCATTTTCGGACAAATAATACGGCTATCATGAGCTGGTCGGAAGTTTTTGCAGATATTGCCGCGTCCGGAAAGATTTCTGCAGAGCAGCTTTCCAATTCATGGGCGAAGGTGATGGCAAACGGATTTGCCGACTCACGGGCCATTAACCAGCTGCAGAATCAGGGCATTCCCATTATCAAGGCTTTGGCGGAAGAAATGGGCGTGGCGGAAAGACAGGTTGTTGAGCTCGCCAAGAAGCGGGAAATTTCCGCTGATCAGTACGTGAACGCCATGAAGAGAATGCGTGACGCGGAATTTTCCGGGAAGAATTCCGCATTGTCTAATACGACCATCGGTTCATGGGAAACGCTCAAGGCTACTTTTGAAAATGCTATGGGGGATCTGATGAGTGATAAAGTACTCAACTTGGCAGATTCTTTTCAAGTTTTAACGGCAAAGATAGAAGCTGCTTCTGCAGCTAATTTCAGGTTTTATTCTGTAAATGAAAAAAATCTTTCTTCCTCGGAAAAGGTAGTAGGGGGATTTCAATATATAATTGAGCAGTATATTCATTCTATTAGAGCTATCCGAGACGGGCGGGATTGGAAGGAGAGTATTGCAGATGTGAACGAGTATGAGATGAGGTTAAAAAAGCTTTCTGAATTTTCACAACCTTTTGAGGCTTCATTAGACGCTGTTACTACTGCAAAAAGCAGGGAAGATATTGATGCTGTCTTAGAACAGTTGGAAAGTGAAAGAAAAGAGCTTGTGAATCAAATTGGAGCAGCTCAACGTTATCTTTCTGCTACGGGAGGAAAAGGGAAGCATGGAGGTCAAGAAGTCGGAGAGAGAATAGAAGCATTGAAAGAAGAATTGACCCTCAGAGATGACTTACTTTATCAAATCAGAAGAGGGGTTATTTTACTTGGCGACGAGGAGGATGCCATTGATGAAATTATTGAAAAAAACAGAAAGGAGGCAAAAGCTACAGCAGATTTGAGTGATGCAATAGATAAGCTTAATGCCGCAAGGGATAAAGTACATAAGCAGAAGCCAAAAAAGAAACAAGATGATTTATCAGTCGATGGTCTAAAGAAACAGCTTGAAGACGAATTAGCCGCTGTTCAACATATTTCCTTGGATGATTTGGAAGAGGAATTGAAATTACTTGAAAAAGAATTCCAAGCAGGAGCTTTAGATTTTAATGCAGCCACGAGATATGAAAAGCTGTTATCCGTGGCTGACTCCATCCGGGAAATTAACGCTCAATTAAATAAAAAGAACAGAGCCGTTAATGATTTGAGACAGGATGCGCAGGAAGAAATTGCCATCATGCAGGCCGAGCTCGCTGGGGAAAAGGAGAAGCTGCGTGAGCTTGAAAAGCAGCGGGATGTGCGGAAGGAAATGCAATCCCTCGTGAAAAGCGGCATGAATGAGCATGACGCCCTGGGGCTGGCGGAACAGAAGGTTTCTCTGACATACAAGATTGAGGACAAAAGGGAAAGGGAGAAAAAGGAAAAAGAGGATTCCAGGGCGCGGGCGCAGGAAATATCCGATGCGTTTAAAACACGGTTTGACGCAGTACAGCAGACGCTTTCAAGCGTATCCCGTGTGGGGTCTGGTTTCGGTTCCCTCTTTAGCCTGGTGGGAAAGGGGGATGCCGGCCTTTCCGCTGCCGTGGACTCCCTCACAAAGGAAGTGCAGACTTCCAACGGATACCTCAGGACGATTGCGGAAAAGGCCGAGAAAGGCGGTGTTGCCCTCTTTAGCTGA
- a CDS encoding winged helix-turn-helix domain-containing protein, translated as MAGISQAELARQLGVNKSTITYHVKRGLTHAQIRELIEARRKESPAVEAAASGIEKNAPEVGEGVAELRKKKLAAEITYKNLQAEQARVKLEKDKANLVDMEDVNELVVHLASVTKGVIQAFENKLPGKLEGLTAAEMVPVLREEIKAALYSIAEEAKAQIKVISRAEQ; from the coding sequence ATGGCAGGGATTTCACAGGCGGAACTTGCCCGGCAATTGGGCGTCAATAAAAGCACGATCACATACCATGTGAAGCGCGGGCTGACGCATGCTCAAATACGGGAATTGATTGAGGCCAGAAGGAAGGAAAGTCCAGCCGTTGAAGCCGCTGCTTCAGGCATTGAAAAAAACGCCCCGGAAGTTGGGGAAGGAGTGGCGGAACTGCGGAAAAAGAAACTTGCCGCAGAAATTACCTACAAGAATTTGCAAGCTGAACAGGCCCGCGTGAAGCTTGAAAAGGACAAGGCAAATCTGGTGGACATGGAGGATGTGAATGAACTTGTGGTGCATCTTGCCAGCGTAACCAAGGGCGTCATCCAGGCATTTGAAAACAAGCTGCCGGGCAAATTGGAGGGGTTGACGGCTGCTGAAATGGTTCCCGTGCTGCGGGAGGAAATCAAGGCTGCCCTGTACTCCATTGCAGAAGAGGCCAAGGCACAAATCAAAGTGATCAGCCGGGCGGAACAATGA
- a CDS encoding terminase gpA endonuclease subunit produces the protein MKDIEKAAGFLNLFSDNVSAGMDVEPVTWIRENVVDQQSARSSHIDFTLSPFLLDPIDKFLNDGTVKHINLMAPTGSGKSTLFVGLLNYLIANDAGNTLVAFQNEQETSDFAETRLFPTFRDNKALKDLLPKKRHAARKTEILFPHMNLWMVSATKGQLQSKSCRYLIGDEMWAWEKGMVREFLARHHDRFNRKILMVSQGGDKGTDWVDEYGKGRIHHYHWQCPGCQGWNAYDWRDVIYSKEENIDWERFKESVKMVCPRCSHEIEDTVNNRRRLASGGKYVFSGNTSALPEIVSYNFNALACYWVSWADLAVEWILANQKKRKGDIEPLKKFIQKRLAQNIVDLGEKDDVLKIPLTAESMEGYTVEDERTRFLTVDVQKGHFWHTVYAVDAGGSFHLLSEGRLETLEDIECKQSQFNVPDHCVALDCAFDTDAVRKICGLHHWFSMNGTVKEEYLHKIKGRGIKLIYAPIERHIVEGVQCLHFNFSSQRAKDVLAARIKTGHFKVPHNVSAEYIKQMQAESKQESIDKRTGRVSLKWLASGNNSHMWDCSCMAVIFAMIHRVI, from the coding sequence ATGAAAGACATTGAAAAGGCTGCCGGATTTCTGAATCTTTTCTCGGATAATGTATCCGCGGGAATGGATGTAGAGCCGGTTACATGGATACGTGAAAATGTGGTAGACCAGCAATCGGCAAGGTCTTCCCACATTGATTTTACATTGAGCCCGTTCCTGCTGGACCCCATTGACAAATTCTTGAATGACGGTACGGTCAAGCACATTAACCTGATGGCGCCAACCGGCTCCGGCAAATCAACATTGTTTGTAGGTCTGCTTAATTACCTCATTGCCAATGATGCCGGAAATACCCTTGTCGCGTTTCAGAATGAGCAGGAAACATCTGATTTTGCGGAGACGCGGCTTTTCCCCACGTTCCGCGACAACAAAGCCCTGAAGGATTTGTTACCAAAGAAAAGGCATGCGGCCAGGAAAACGGAAATCCTTTTCCCGCACATGAATTTGTGGATGGTATCCGCTACCAAGGGCCAGTTGCAGTCAAAGTCCTGCCGGTATTTGATTGGTGATGAAATGTGGGCATGGGAAAAGGGGATGGTGCGGGAGTTCCTGGCCCGCCACCATGACCGGTTCAACCGTAAAATCTTGATGGTCTCCCAGGGGGGCGACAAGGGGACGGACTGGGTTGACGAGTACGGCAAGGGCCGCATCCATCATTACCATTGGCAATGCCCCGGCTGCCAGGGGTGGAACGCTTATGACTGGCGGGATGTCATCTACAGTAAAGAGGAAAATATTGATTGGGAGCGTTTTAAGGAATCCGTCAAAATGGTGTGCCCGCGCTGCTCTCATGAAATAGAAGATACCGTGAACAACCGGCGCCGACTGGCCAGCGGCGGCAAGTACGTGTTTTCCGGCAACACAAGCGCGTTGCCGGAGATAGTGAGCTACAATTTTAATGCTTTGGCTTGTTACTGGGTGTCATGGGCTGATCTGGCTGTGGAGTGGATTCTTGCCAATCAAAAAAAGCGGAAGGGGGACATAGAGCCGCTTAAAAAGTTTATCCAGAAACGGCTTGCTCAAAACATTGTGGATTTGGGCGAAAAAGACGACGTGTTGAAAATCCCACTCACGGCGGAAAGTATGGAAGGGTACACCGTGGAAGACGAACGGACCCGTTTCCTGACCGTGGACGTCCAGAAGGGGCACTTTTGGCATACGGTTTATGCCGTTGACGCTGGCGGCTCCTTTCATTTGCTTTCGGAGGGGCGCCTTGAAACGTTGGAAGATATTGAATGTAAACAATCTCAATTCAATGTGCCTGATCATTGCGTGGCTCTGGACTGTGCCTTTGATACGGATGCCGTTCGAAAGATATGCGGTCTTCATCATTGGTTTTCAATGAACGGTACTGTTAAAGAAGAGTACCTGCACAAAATCAAGGGGAGGGGAATTAAACTGATTTATGCGCCCATCGAACGGCATATTGTTGAGGGGGTGCAGTGCCTTCACTTCAATTTTTCCTCCCAACGGGCGAAGGATGTTCTTGCCGCGCGGATTAAAACGGGGCATTTCAAGGTTCCTCATAATGTTTCTGCTGAATACATTAAGCAGATGCAAGCCGAAAGCAAGCAGGAATCCATAGACAAGCGTACTGGGCGGGTCTCCCTCAAGTGGCTTGCCTCCGGGAATAACTCTCACATGTGGGACTGTTCCTGCATGGCGGTAATTTTTGCCATGATTCACCGGGTCATTTAA
- a CDS encoding putative peptidoglycan-binding domain-containing protein, translating to MNTIERKMAAAILRFEDSRVTGPDSLRVSRLPAADKGGKWEICGICDGIEPAVFNRLKALLDAGRREEAWEGCLQYVLDNTAAVRSWLGSDAFPGVEFILRDHYFNSGSRNTGKILQRALNIHGAGLTVDGIVGPKTRQELQDQLAATGEAVFLVGLQEKRQAFYRSCKQFPIFGRGWLRRCDNAFSVATTLV from the coding sequence ATGAATACTATAGAAAGAAAGATGGCCGCGGCTATCCTCCGGTTTGAAGACAGCCGCGTTACCGGGCCGGATTCCCTGCGCGTTTCCCGCCTTCCTGCCGCCGACAAGGGCGGCAAGTGGGAGATTTGCGGCATTTGCGACGGCATTGAACCGGCCGTGTTTAACAGATTGAAGGCCCTGTTGGATGCCGGAAGACGTGAAGAGGCCTGGGAAGGTTGTCTCCAGTATGTCCTGGATAATACCGCCGCCGTGCGCTCCTGGCTGGGTTCCGACGCTTTTCCTGGCGTTGAATTCATCCTGCGCGACCATTATTTCAATTCCGGGAGCAGGAATACCGGGAAGATCCTGCAACGTGCGCTGAATATTCACGGTGCTGGGCTCACGGTGGACGGGATTGTCGGCCCCAAGACCCGGCAGGAACTACAGGACCAGCTGGCCGCTACGGGTGAAGCGGTGTTTTTGGTTGGGTTACAGGAGAAGCGTCAGGCGTTCTACCGCTCCTGCAAGCAGTTCCCTATCTTCGGGCGCGGCTGGCTTCGACGCTGTGACAACGCTTTCAGCGTTGCCACAACTCTTGTTTAG
- a CDS encoding TIR domain-containing protein: protein MPVSIPQIFISWSHNEERQIAELLKKLLLECFNVQVFVSSQDIPYDEDFGNAIRENLKAADYGIVCLTKRTKVEPWIMFEAGVLMGRHDFSKVSFILFDMKFEDMPAPIKTRQALLFEQEDIRKLLTTVRVRLSLQEKNSIHNIIDEQWNQFADNVSSLLSKIPQQTEKESEIKRLSEEVDKLIEENKRISNELAFTKTGKHPFPSGPIVGFHANMEEDFINQDSGKLEFHFNSYDDQDIVNLTWRLIPPGSTDREKYRKNFPGIQDIFISERFYNNGYSIQYIISKHASQGYMTHTDSNGNKRTSFGRKIYPISILKIVNREIDPSWRRPFDKKDEEKVKNIYDTVSKKALRP, encoded by the coding sequence ATGCCTGTAAGTATACCTCAAATTTTTATAAGTTGGAGTCACAACGAGGAAAGACAAATAGCCGAGCTACTCAAAAAATTATTGCTTGAGTGTTTTAACGTACAAGTATTTGTATCATCACAAGATATTCCTTATGATGAAGACTTTGGAAATGCAATACGAGAGAACTTAAAAGCGGCAGACTATGGGATTGTATGTTTAACAAAACGCACAAAAGTTGAACCTTGGATTATGTTTGAAGCCGGAGTTTTGATGGGAAGACATGATTTTTCCAAGGTGTCATTTATTTTGTTCGATATGAAGTTTGAAGACATGCCAGCTCCAATTAAAACGCGTCAAGCATTATTGTTTGAGCAGGAAGATATAAGAAAATTATTAACTACTGTTCGTGTTCGTCTTTCTTTACAAGAAAAAAATAGTATTCATAACATAATAGATGAACAATGGAATCAATTCGCAGATAATGTTTCCTCTCTTCTGAGCAAAATACCTCAACAAACAGAAAAAGAATCGGAAATAAAAAGACTATCTGAAGAAGTAGATAAATTGATAGAAGAGAATAAACGAATTTCCAATGAATTAGCTTTTACCAAAACAGGAAAACACCCTTTTCCTTCTGGCCCCATCGTAGGATTTCATGCGAATATGGAAGAAGATTTTATAAATCAAGATTCCGGAAAATTAGAATTTCATTTTAATTCATATGACGATCAAGATATTGTAAATTTAACATGGCGTCTCATTCCTCCAGGGTCTACAGATAGGGAAAAATATCGGAAAAATTTTCCAGGCATTCAAGATATTTTTATTTCAGAACGATTTTACAATAATGGTTATTCTATTCAATATATAATTTCTAAACACGCCTCACAAGGTTATATGACACATACAGATTCAAATGGAAACAAAAGAACTTCTTTTGGTCGTAAAATCTACCCTATTTCAATTTTGAAAATAGTAAACAGAGAAATAGATCCCTCTTGGAGAAGACCCTTTGATAAAAAAGATGAGGAAAAAGTAAAAAATATTTATGACACAGTTTCAAAAAAAGCACTTCGCCCATAG
- a CDS encoding TM2 domain-containing protein, whose product MDNNVAELQYYIMLENGESKGPFNTEYVKLLRANNVIDGSCLVRPSGGEYWATYDDMFNPNWRNSMSVQQEQNQQNLINQVLHATAQQTKVALNAQRKSTGTYVVLALLLGTLGIHNFYANRVLSGVLQFIITLTGVGLFLTIPWCILEACFVRKDGNGLAFK is encoded by the coding sequence ATGGATAATAATGTTGCGGAACTGCAATACTACATCATGCTGGAAAATGGGGAGAGTAAGGGACCGTTCAACACAGAGTATGTAAAGCTGCTGCGTGCAAATAATGTGATTGACGGATCTTGCTTGGTGCGACCTTCTGGCGGGGAATATTGGGCGACGTATGATGATATGTTTAATCCCAATTGGAGAAATAGCATGTCAGTACAACAAGAGCAGAACCAACAAAATTTGATAAATCAAGTGTTGCATGCTACTGCCCAGCAAACGAAAGTAGCGTTAAATGCACAAAGAAAATCAACAGGCACATATGTTGTTTTAGCTCTTCTTTTAGGCACTCTCGGGATTCATAATTTTTATGCGAACCGTGTATTGAGTGGAGTGCTCCAATTTATTATTACCCTTACAGGAGTTGGTCTTTTTCTTACTATCCCCTGGTGCATTCTGGAGGCATGTTTTGTAAGAAAGGATGGAAATGGATTGGCCTTTAAGTGA
- a CDS encoding DUF488 family protein translates to MNVKKKKINLTQKQKVLIHLLNAWGGDASELTFHKLLFFLCRREILSGNSPSFDFFPHRKGGYSFSAHLEKEKLIEHGLLKDDPKRWALEDTISFIPELNRITLLHIQLIVRKYHNFTEEDIVREMYINYPIYATRSTIAEEILPDRPDIIQQINDLTPIPSSSRLYTIGYEGISLEEYFMRLYENGITILCDVRRVPFSHKKGFSKNKLSDLCHAIGIQYRHYPEFGIASSRRTELNTQNDYDNLFNTYQRFDLPQQQPSIDKLASLIKQGERLALTCFEANPYQCHRRLVAERIAQTLNCSLNHLTTPSSLTCQQLLAF, encoded by the coding sequence ATGAATGTGAAAAAAAAGAAAATCAACCTCACTCAAAAACAAAAAGTGCTCATACACTTATTGAACGCGTGGGGAGGGGATGCTTCTGAACTAACATTCCACAAACTTCTCTTCTTCTTATGCCGCCGTGAAATATTGTCCGGAAATTCCCCTTCCTTTGACTTCTTTCCTCACCGCAAAGGCGGCTATTCCTTCTCAGCTCACTTGGAAAAAGAAAAGCTCATTGAGCATGGGCTCCTGAAGGATGACCCTAAACGTTGGGCATTGGAGGACACTATAAGCTTTATACCGGAACTCAACAGAATTACTCTTTTGCACATTCAGCTCATTGTTCGTAAATACCATAACTTTACGGAGGAAGACATTGTTCGAGAGATGTACATAAACTACCCCATCTATGCCACCCGTAGCACCATCGCAGAAGAAATCCTTCCTGACAGACCGGACATCATCCAGCAAATAAACGACCTCACCCCCATTCCATCCTCTTCCCGACTTTATACAATCGGCTATGAAGGAATCAGTTTGGAAGAATACTTCATGCGCCTCTATGAAAACGGCATAACAATCCTCTGCGATGTGCGCAGAGTTCCATTCAGTCATAAAAAAGGCTTCTCTAAAAATAAACTCTCAGACCTCTGTCACGCCATCGGAATACAGTATCGACATTACCCTGAATTCGGTATTGCCTCATCCCGCAGAACAGAACTAAACACTCAAAATGATTACGACAACCTCTTTAACACGTATCAACGTTTTGATCTACCACAACAACAACCTTCCATAGATAAACTTGCATCACTCATAAAACAAGGAGAGCGCCTAGCTCTCACCTGCTTTGAAGCAAATCCCTACCAATGCCATCGCCGTCTTGTCGCGGAACGCATCGCACAAACGCTCAACTGCTCACTTAACCATCTCACCACACCATCTTCCCTCACATGTCAACAACTACTCGCATTCTAA
- a CDS encoding LexA family protein, with translation MTEKISPIPPQVEIDFTDEEWEVISAAMTATQQTFMEFINSAFRNALKDFADIALQNAAKEKEAARKKFTPVETFTAPPLEAQGRIIGNIAAGNLADGDTIPQDIRLYRELEKGEYLLRVNGHSMEPSIPDGSVVIMKKYTIPPIPKPGTIVQYHDERGVTLKKLVRRKNPETGKMEYTLHPINPAFGDIEPMDGGKISALYVETLDRWEKV, from the coding sequence ATGACCGAGAAGATTTCCCCTATTCCACCCCAAGTGGAAATTGATTTCACGGACGAGGAATGGGAGGTGATAAGCGCAGCCATGACTGCCACCCAGCAAACATTTATGGAGTTTATCAACAGCGCCTTCCGTAACGCGCTCAAAGATTTTGCGGATATAGCTCTTCAAAACGCCGCCAAAGAAAAAGAAGCCGCTCGTAAGAAATTTACCCCTGTAGAAACGTTTACAGCCCCTCCCTTGGAGGCTCAGGGACGAATCATCGGCAACATTGCCGCCGGCAACCTGGCGGATGGAGACACCATCCCGCAGGACATCCGGCTATACCGTGAACTGGAAAAAGGAGAATACCTGCTGCGCGTGAACGGCCACTCTATGGAACCTTCCATTCCGGACGGCTCCGTAGTCATCATGAAAAAATACACCATCCCCCCCATCCCCAAACCCGGAACCATTGTTCAATACCATGATGAACGCGGCGTGACGCTCAAAAAACTGGTCCGCAGGAAAAACCCGGAAACCGGTAAAATGGAATATACCCTCCATCCCATCAACCCTGCCTTCGGAGACATCGAACCGATGGACGGCGGAAAAATCTCCGCTCTATACGTAGAAACCCTGGACAGGTGGGAGAAAGTATAA
- a CDS encoding ATP-binding protein gives MSLLQNIKRGVQQRPQRVIIYGPEGVGKSTLAAGLPAPLFLDTEEGTQHMNVDRIQVDHYGAMLEALQDIYKEARNGNLPYKTLVIDTGDRLWDMCARQVIRDYNASPKDGKISSIESIGYGKGYAQASEMFVNLLSVFDNCRSAGLHIAVICHCRVETVNPPEGEAYTMYTIKINAPAKQAITAKEKLKEWGDAILFCNYVTTFTDGGKAKGGELRAVYTEHRATWEAKNRHGMPAVMAMDAGEISRLLFGAGCGPSGNALAGEKQVPPPAASAGDRQADALAAVIDHAKDALAFMISRGIITAGQGLEEVPAEYAARILKTPARFNNSVKEFMEGGACR, from the coding sequence ATGAGCCTATTACAAAACATCAAGCGCGGAGTGCAGCAGCGGCCGCAGCGTGTCATCATCTACGGGCCGGAAGGCGTGGGAAAATCCACGCTGGCGGCCGGGCTGCCCGCCCCCCTCTTTCTGGACACGGAAGAAGGAACCCAGCACATGAATGTGGACCGCATCCAGGTAGACCACTACGGCGCCATGCTGGAAGCCCTGCAGGACATTTACAAGGAAGCCCGGAACGGAAACCTCCCTTACAAAACGCTCGTCATCGACACGGGAGACCGTCTGTGGGACATGTGCGCCCGCCAGGTCATCAGGGACTACAACGCCTCCCCCAAAGACGGAAAAATCTCCTCCATTGAAAGCATCGGCTATGGAAAAGGGTACGCCCAGGCCAGCGAAATGTTCGTCAACCTGCTTTCCGTCTTTGACAACTGCCGGAGCGCGGGGCTGCACATCGCCGTCATCTGCCACTGCCGAGTGGAAACGGTGAACCCTCCGGAAGGGGAAGCCTACACCATGTACACCATCAAAATCAACGCTCCGGCCAAACAGGCCATCACCGCCAAGGAAAAACTCAAGGAATGGGGGGACGCTATCCTGTTCTGCAACTACGTGACCACCTTCACGGACGGAGGCAAGGCCAAAGGCGGGGAACTCCGGGCCGTCTACACGGAACACCGGGCCACCTGGGAAGCCAAAAACCGACACGGGATGCCCGCGGTCATGGCGATGGACGCCGGGGAAATCTCCCGCCTGCTGTTTGGAGCGGGCTGCGGACCTTCCGGGAACGCTCTGGCCGGCGAAAAGCAGGTGCCGCCTCCGGCCGCATCCGCGGGAGATCGTCAGGCGGATGCCCTGGCCGCGGTGATTGACCACGCAAAAGACGCCCTCGCCTTCATGATCAGCCGCGGAATCATTACTGCCGGACAAGGGCTGGAAGAAGTCCCGGCGGAATATGCCGCCCGGATTTTGAAAACTCCCGCCCGGTTCAATAACTCCGTAAAAGAATTCATGGAAGGAGGGGCGTGCCGATGA
- a CDS encoding RusA family crossover junction endodeoxyribonuclease: MNKPITIMLPIVPPTKTHQNKKIVNIGKHAKLADTKELKLVISDYLTLLKPYQPARPLTGPVSLKLAFVWPYRKSEPKKNRIGLIPKTTKPDWDNLAKTLQDVMTRLRFWEDDAQVYSASVDKWWGEEPQITITVQEGSEQ, translated from the coding sequence ATGAACAAGCCGATAACCATCATGCTGCCGATCGTTCCCCCGACGAAAACGCACCAGAACAAAAAAATCGTCAACATCGGGAAACACGCCAAACTGGCGGACACGAAAGAATTGAAACTGGTCATCAGCGATTACCTGACCCTGCTGAAACCTTATCAACCGGCCCGGCCCCTGACGGGGCCGGTCTCCCTGAAACTGGCTTTCGTCTGGCCCTACCGCAAAAGCGAGCCGAAAAAAAACCGGATCGGGCTCATTCCGAAAACGACCAAACCGGACTGGGACAACCTGGCCAAAACCCTGCAGGATGTCATGACCCGGTTGAGATTTTGGGAAGATGACGCCCAGGTGTATTCCGCGTCCGTGGATAAATGGTGGGGCGAAGAACCACAAATAACAATCACTGTGCAAGAAGGATCAGAGCAATGA